The following proteins are encoded in a genomic region of Xenopus laevis strain J_2021 chromosome 3L, Xenopus_laevis_v10.1, whole genome shotgun sequence:
- the LOC100126657 gene encoding uncharacterized protein LOC100126657 precursor, whose protein sequence is MRVALVLLLGVVSCCFTSVISSCIRDDTNEEKGLECVKNALKENKQQTASAIAAFLCAFLDSKGQDDLTKAYKTLQNDIGCTFADSWASYTSPESQLNAAHHSFLRKIIKLMSTSDSQSGTTPNCGPWGLLLSSVEAKLKSLATSPIATQISQGLQENKRYARGLDFLGGLGGVTGGLGGLTGGLGGVAGLMGGATSPFGALTGSLGAAGGLAGSLGGATGGLGGATGGLGGLTGGLGGVAGLMGGATSPFGSITGGLGAAGGLTGSLGGPAGALGGATGILGNTLGGLPGFSGGAPDPLATLARLLNAVGVLEKLVGNLSNLLGGLGGLVNGLGGLANGLGGLTGGLGAVGSLAGGLPSMFG, encoded by the exons ATGAGGGTTGCACTTGTACTCCTGTTGGGGGTTGTTAGCTGCTGTTTTA CTTCTGTCATTTCAAGCTGCATCCGGGATGACACAAATGAAGAGAAAGGACTAGAATGTGTGAAAAATGCTTTA aaagaaaataaacaacaaaCTGCAAGTGCTATCGCTGCATTCCTGTGTGCATTTTTG GATTCAAAAGGCCAAGATGACTTAACCAAAGCCTACAAAACtcttcag AATGATATTGGCTGTACCTTTGCTGATTCATGGGCATCTTACACATCACCG GAAAGTCAGTTAAATGCAGCTCATCACAGTTTCCTGAGGAAAATCATAAAGCTgatg AGCACTTCTGATTCTCAGTCTGGAACTACCCCCAACTGTGGACCATGG GGCCTTCTTTTGTCCAGTGTTGAGGCAAAACTA AAATCCCTGGCTACTTCTCCAATAGCAACACAGATTTCCCAAGGACTACAAGAAAATAAAAGATATGCCAGAGGCCTCGATTTTCTTGGAGGCTTAGGAGGGGTTACAGGAGGCCTAGGGGGGCTTACAGGAGGTCTAGGAGGGGTTGCTGGACTTATGGGAGGAGCTACATCACCTTTTGGAGCTCTTACAGGAAGCCTAGGAGCTGCAGGAGGGCTTGCAGGAAGCCTAGGAGGGGCTACAGGAGGCCTAGGAGGGGCTACAGGAGGCCTAGGGGGGCTTACAGGAGGTCTAGGAGGGGTTGCTGGACTTATGGGAGGAGCTACATCACCTTTCGGATCGATTACAGGAGGCCTAGGAGCTGCAGGAGGGCTTACAGGAAGCCTAGGAGGGCCTGCAGGAGCTCTAGGAGGGGCTACAGGAATCCTAGGAAATACACTTGGAGGATTGCCAGGCTTTTCAGGGGGGGCTCCAGACCCTCTTGCAACCCTTGCAAGGCTTTTAAATGCTGTAGGAGTGTTAGAGAAACTGGTTGGTAACCTGTCCAACCTTCTAGGAGGCCTTGGAGGATTAGTAAATGGTCTTGGAGGACTAGCAAATGGTCTTGGAGGACTGACAGGTGGGCTTGGAGCAGTAGGATCATTGGCAGGTGGACTACCATCAATGTTTGGATGA
- the higd2a.L gene encoding HIG1 hypoxia inducible domain family member 2A L homeolog yields the protein MAQPEIEGFTPSTYTSEGFKGKFIRKVKENPFVPIGCLATAGALTYGLISFKQGKTRQSQLLMRTRILAQGFTVAAIMVGVVMTALKPSETPK from the exons ATGGCGCAGCCGGAGATTGAGGGCTTTACTCCTAGTACGTACACCAGTGAGGGCTTCAAGGGCAAATTCATTAGGAAAGTGAAGGAGAACCCGTTTGTTCCTATTG GGTGCCTTGCCACAGCCGGAGCTTTAACCTATGGCCTCATATCTTTCAAGCAAGGAAAAACCCGTCAGTCTCAGCTTCTGATGCGCACCCGTATCCTTGCCCAAGGATTTACAGTTGCTGCCATCATGGTTGGTGTGGTTATGACTGCCTTGAAGCCTAGTGAAACCCCTAAGTGA